The Jaculus jaculus isolate mJacJac1 chromosome 3, mJacJac1.mat.Y.cur, whole genome shotgun sequence genome includes the window attcttttcttttcttctcagaaaTACAAAATCACACACACTGCTGAACTGCTGACACGCATGTGTGAGGAGATTTGAGACACTGTTGAGCTGTTTGCACAACAGAGACATTATTAGTGGCCCACATTCAGGGTCAACATGGCATCACTTCCCAGCCAAGGGCGCTGGTCTGCAAAAGACACCTTGAGGCTAATGGAGTGCATGGAGGAGAATCTGCTATCCAATGATAGCCGAGCATTCCAAAAATCCCAGGCAGATCTGGACTGGGAGAAAGTAGCTTTTGAACCCTTTACAGGAGAAATGTGCAGACTAAAGTGGCAGGAGATTTCTCAAAAATTAAGGAAATTCCGCACACTGTCAGAATTAGTTCTGGAAGCAAAGGAACAAGTTACACATCCCCACAAAAGTGGGAAGTACAAGAAGCACCCCGACTTCCCCAAAAGGCCCCTGACAGCCTACCTACGCTTTTACAAGGAGCAGAGGGCCCAGTACCTCCAGATGCACCCTGAGCTCAACAACAAGCAGCTGACCCGAGTCCTGTCGGAGAAGTACAGGCAGCTCCCTGAGCAGGCCCGGCAGAAGTATGTTCAAGATTtccagaaggagagggaggacttTGAGGAAAAAGTGGCTCAGTTCAGGAAAGAACACCCAGATCTAGCTCAGAAGTTCAAGAGACGTGTGGCACGCACAAGGGACCAAAGGAAAGTCCCTGAAAAATTGGAAGACAATGAGAAAAATGGGAGCTCTGCTCCAGAAATGGGTGAATTGTCCCCAAAGATGAAACTCAGAGAACCCAAAAAGCCCCCCATGAATGGGTATCACAAATTTCACGAAGATTCATGGTCAAGTAGGGAGCTGTGTCATTTGCCCATGAGGGAGCGCATGGTGGAGATTAGCAGGCGCTGGCAGCGTGTGCCCCCGAGCATGAAGGAGAACTACAAGAGGCAGGCTGAGGAGATGCAGCAGCAGTACTGGGTGGACCTGGACGCCTGGCTCAAGTCATTGTCGCCTGAGGAGTATGCTGCCTATGGAGGTGCACAGACCTCCTGTGGTAAGCGAAAGTGCACGATGGTGACAGATGGCCCCAGCCCCAAGTTCAGAATAATAGATCCACAGTCCTCCTCAGCAAAGGAGCTGCCAGAGCTTCCCAGGGAGAAGCAGGGGCTCCTGGCTGTGGGGTCAGACTCCTCAGAACCTACTGAGCGCTCCCCAAGAACAGGCGAGGATGGGATGGAAGATGGGACCAAGGATGAAGAGAGCAGCTCCTCAGAGTCGGGCAGTGGAGATGAAGATACAGATGAGAGCTCTGAGGACAGTCTGTCTGATTCATCCTCCTCAAAGGAATCCTCATTTTTAGACTCTATTTGAAACTGTTCTTATCCTATATTGTTTTTTCAAAACCCTCCCAGTCTAAAACCCTGGGCATTCCTGTTAGAGGGAGGGAAACCTGTTTGATAGTTTTTACCACATTGCCTTTCTCTCCTACTATATAGAGTATAGCTTGAGAAGCAGGGAGCTGGCCACAGTACTCACTATATCATAGTCCATAAACCTTGAAGGAGAAATAGTCCTGAGAGAATAGATTAGAAgcacattattattttatctgaACCTTCTGTGGAATCGAAGTCTTGGGTATTTGAACACTGCTTATCTATGTGATGTCTGAGTTGATTCTAGGGTAGATCTATGAATCCTTCCTGCTGTTGCCATCAGTGAATCTTCGTATCCAAGACAGACACCGCATTATATAGTCATTTCTCTGTGCCATTATCTGACTCCAGCCTGCTCCTGCACCACAGTGCTTTTATGACGATGGTTTAGTGTTGATTTTTAGATAGAGTTAATATTAGTCCCTGGTTATAATTTTGCTTCTGAATATTCCCAGCTGTTTTCATAACTTGTTCTCCCATATATTAGCTTCATAGTTGTTGTATCCCTTTGACATAAAACCATTGAGATTTGATAGTTTTACCTAAATATCCATTTTAATTCATGCATAACATAAAAACTGTGCATGTTATTAGAGCATCAGGATGTGTTTTGATACATGTTTACTTTCTGTAACATTTAAATCCTCAAATACTTAATGAATATGTTGAAATTTGTCATAATCATTTCTTGCTTTTTGAAATTTatactatattattattaatCCTAAATATCTTAGTGAAATATTGTTCAAAGtgtttttccaaataaataattattcttAGCATGCAATAACATCtacagttcctttttttttgcaagtgtgtatgtgtagtatgtgtggtgcatATATGGCATGGGATGTGTGTTATATTCACATGTGTCTGCAGACCACATGCACTCACATGGAGAGGCCAAAGGATGACTTGAAATGTCTTCCTCTGTTCATCCATTAGTTTCCTTGAGAAAGAGTATTTCACAAAACCCAGAACAGCTTTTTCGGTTAGACTGGCTGAAGGGCAAGTCCCattgattctcaggtctctactCCCCAaatgcatgtgtggccatgcccagctatttacatgggtgttgggaatccACCTCAGGGAAATGCAGGCCTTCAGGTTGCCAGGCAAGAGCTCTTTACtgcagagccatttccccagtcacccCAGTTACAGTTCTTGTACCTGTGATTTCTTCAGAGTTGTGAGATGTTAGATGGAATATGCAGAACCTTCCTAAGAGACAGCAGTGATTGGGGTTTTGTCTTCCTTGGGAATCAGGTGCTGCAGGGACTTCAGAGGGGACTAGAGCTTCTTCAAGGTAGACAGGGCTCCAATATCTAATAAGGAAGTGCTCGGTCTTCCTTGTAACAAGGAAAGTTTATTTAGTAGCACACTACTTTTTGAAAGTTGCCTTTTCTCTCTACCCTTGAGTTGATCCAATCTTTGAAGCTCACAAAAGTGGGTAGAAGCTTTCATAGCTCTCCTCTCTGCTAGGATGTACTCTGTGACTTCGACTTTTAAGGATATTTGTTTGCCATTTGCTGATTTCCCCCCCCTTGGATGAGGCATAATTTCTAACTTCCTTCATTGGTAAATGAAAAAACTATATTGCACcttttgaaaattttcaaattGTGTTGAttcctaattaaaaataaaatcctgggctggagaggtggcttagcggttaagcgcttgcctgtgaagcctaaggaccccagttcaaggctcggttccccaggtcccccgttagccagatgcacaagggggcgcacacgtctggagttcgtttgcagaggctggaagctctggcgcacccattctctctctccctctatctgtctttctctctgtgtctgtcgctctcatataaataaatttaaaaaaattaaaaaaattttttttaaataaaatccttagctggtcgtggtggtgcacgcctttaatccaagcacttggaagacagaggtaggaggatcactgtgagtttaaggccaccctgagaatacatagtgaattccaggtcagcctggtccagagtgagaccccacgtcaaataataataataataataagatcctcttcctttggctggagagatgacttagcagttaagtgcttgcctgtaaagcctaaggaccctggtttgaggctcaattccccatgacccacgttagccagacgcacaaaggggtgcgtgcgtctgcagttcatctgcagtgcctggaggccctggcatgcccattctctccctctcccctctccctctctttttctctctctgcctctttctgtctgttgctgtcaaataaataaactttaaaaaaattaaagaaatatatactctttttaaaaaatcctcttATAGGGTCCTGCCATGGGGTCCAGGCTGATCAGGTCCCTGGCCCCACGCCTGGGCCTAAGCGAACCGGGTGTGCTGAGAAAAGGAGAATACCTGCGCCAGTCCCAAGTGAAGTGCACTGGTCTGTCCACACACGCCACAGAAACTAGCAATGCGGTCATCTGTCTAGACCTTGCCACTTCCTGTATGAAGTGCCCCTTGGACAGGGCTTATTTAATTAAACTTTCTGGTTTGAACAAGATGTATCAGCTGCCTTAAATCTTTTGAATGTTCATTGGGCCTGAATTCAAATACTGGAATAAGAGACCTAGCTGTCCAGTGCAGCTGTACAGAAGCAGTGAAACTGGCTTCAAAAATACTACAAAGCTATGAATCCAGTCTTCCACACACACAAGCTGATCTTGACTTACCTAGGCCACTTTTCACCACCTATGCACTACTTTCAGCATGCAAAATTCTAAAGCTAAAAGtggataaaaacaaaatgataaccACCTCTggtgtaaaaaaaaaagctatagttGGTCAACTATATAAACAGTTAGAGAAGATCAGACAGCAGATTAACAGAGAACCTGGAGATTTAGATAGTCcactgctgaagaaaaagaagttaCTGGTTGAAGCACCTGCTGAAGAAGTTTTGAATGGAGCTGAGATCCAACATAAACCACAGAGTGATGAAGACCTGACACAGAACTATgaagaatgaaaaaggaaaattttgGAAAATGCTGCCATTGCTCAAAAGACTGCAGCAAAATAACTTTCATTTATTACCAGCATGTGCTGTGAGCTGATAGCATACTTCTGGAAGACTCAAGGACTTTTGGATTTTATTTAGACATCTATGGCAAGGATACTGAGCATTGTCTCAATAGCAAAGAGGCCAGCACTTGGGCAGAATTCTGAGGCATGGGCTAGCACTTCCACAGAGCCTCCCATAGCCTCAGCTCCTCATAGCTCTGTGCTCTTACCAGATGGAATTGGAACCATTTTGCTGTTCTTCTTTAAGCTAAAGACAGTCCACTGTCATATCTAGATATAAATTATAATCTGAAAGGAATCCAGATTTTGcttaagttttttggttttggtttgattATATTATACATCCTaagttaataaatattatttttacatgcaaaaaaaatcctCTTATATTCTTACATGCTTTGCATAGATTTACCACTCAGTGAATGGTATGCCTAGAAGCCAGCTGAAGACAGGCACATAGAGTTCCTATGAAGGGTGTGGCTAGAAGTCTGATGCCTGAAGGATGATTGCTGTCTTCTTTCAGGTTATGAGGACACAGGCCTGCTTCATTAAGAAGCTTCATTATGAGCTTGTGGGTTGGGGATACCTATCAATACACAGACCAGTCAAGGGTATCACCTTTTGTCTGTCATGAGTGTGAGTAACCCTTGAGCAGCTGACTGAAGCTCTGtagtttaataaaaattaaaatcatcaaaaatgaacccaacatggctcaggaaaattttgcagaagagggggcggaaagaatgtcagagccacatgctgggtcatgatatacagagacatttatcttacccataactgtgggcgaactccacaatgcatgacccatgtacttcaacaagaaggggccatggggaggggataggtcacagatgagtctaagaatggtaccaaactaactgtatttgctgaatacaaaactaattaataataaaaaataaaaatcatggtaAGAGTCTTACAACttcataaattgtttttaaatatttttatttatttacaaacagaatgagagagaagagggtatGAGTGTGCCatcacctcctgccactgcaaaggaactacagacacttataccaccctgtgcatctgagtactgggaaatcaaacccaggccagcaggctttgcaagcaagtgcctttaaccactgagcaacttccCCAACCCTCCTTCATAGGTGTTAATATGATTTTTATCTGATCATATGGTTTGTGCTTTCCAGTTTTTAAAAGTGTGTAGGTAGTCTCCACATCCCCCAAATGCTGATCCTTGTCAATTCATTAGTACGGAACCAATGCTTCCTTGGGTATCAGTTCTTCATATTTGCATTCTTTTCAGATGTATTAAACAAATTCAACCCTTTAGAAAAAGATCAGTTATCCATAACTGAGACATAAACTCTGGACAGACACAGATCTTAATAGACTGACAATGATACAGATAAGATGAAAAATTTGTTAATTTTGGTGATATTTCCAATACCTACTTACttagaaacatttctttttaacaGACAGGAGaatgccatgcatggtggcgcatacctttaatcctagcactcgggaggcagagggaggaggagtgccatgagttggatgccaccgtgagactacatagtgaattccgcctggactagagtgagaccctacctcgaaaaaccaacaaaaagagagagacagaagtgaAAATTATCTTCTGTTTCTGGAAATAGAGAATACTCATGACCTAAATTCCATTTGAATAAGATTGAAGATTTACATAGGTCACATATTCTTCAAAGTTTTCAAAGAAATGGAGCACTCAATTGCTCTTAAACTAGAAAGATCTATACAAGTAATTTTATGATATTGATAATTTAAACATGCTGTGCTGATAATGTGAACACTTTTACCAGGTCTAGCTTAATGTCTAAAAGAATAGCAAGCATATCTAGAGTTTGTATATGGGGATTTGAGTTCATTTAAAACAGCTCAGTAAAGTTTCTAACAGATGCCAAGGGCAAAGTGGGTGAAAGGCTGATCCTGATCTGGAGGAGGCCTGATTCAGAGATCCAGTGACATAGAGACTGAAAAACAGATTATTTCAAAGATATAAACAACACAACATACAATTTTCCAGAAGGTCAATTGAATAATATTGTACACTtttcaaaatgcattttattttaatatatatgtatgaattgtttgaatttttctgaGATGTTAACAAAGGGCGCCATATGAAACATAGGGCACCAATGAAACAAATCCATGGTCCTGCCTAAGTGTATCTTGGAGAACCAATGAGTTACTGAGAATGGGCAATTTATGGatagctacaccactgaagaaaaaaatctcaataacTGCCAGCTCGCTCGCCCCCCCCTTTCTCCATACATACCTGGCTAATGATGTCTAATGATgtcgtgtgtgtgtctgtgtgtgtgtgtctgtgtgtgtgtgtctgtgtgtgtgtgtgtgtgtcctacttAGTTCAATTAGGGTTGATTTGTGAGCATAGATTAGGGGTGGTTATTTAAGAGACCAAGCTATTTAGTATGTAAAATTTACCTGTGGCTACACCCCTCATGAAACGGTGGACCCTCCAGCCTTAGTGAGGGATGGGAAGGCCTTCTCCCCCTTCCATGATGAATGCTAATGGGAAATAAATCAGTATTGTACTTTTTTCtacttcttaaaatttattttagctcattaaTATCATAAAAATTATTCATGCCAGTGTGGGATAAGTCCCACAGAAATGTTCAGGAAAGAATGAGTTAGAACTCAGTGTCCGTGAGTGAGAAGGTCAGATTTGGAGCAACCTATGGGTCTGTCTCTACAAAGTAGTATAAACTTCAGTGTGAGATTTCATGTTC containing:
- the LOC101617712 gene encoding upstream-binding factor 1-like protein 1, with product MASLPSQGRWSAKDTLRLMECMEENLLSNDSRAFQKSQADLDWEKVAFEPFTGEMCRLKWQEISQKLRKFRTLSELVLEAKEQVTHPHKSGKYKKHPDFPKRPLTAYLRFYKEQRAQYLQMHPELNNKQLTRVLSEKYRQLPEQARQKYVQDFQKEREDFEEKVAQFRKEHPDLAQKFKRRVARTRDQRKVPEKLEDNEKNGSSAPEMGELSPKMKLREPKKPPMNGYHKFHEDSWSSRELCHLPMRERMVEISRRWQRVPPSMKENYKRQAEEMQQQYWVDLDAWLKSLSPEEYAAYGGAQTSCGKRKCTMVTDGPSPKFRIIDPQSSSAKELPELPREKQGLLAVGSDSSEPTERSPRTGEDGMEDGTKDEESSSSESGSGDEDTDESSEDSLSDSSSSKESSFLDSI